A genomic stretch from Oreochromis aureus strain Israel breed Guangdong linkage group 17, ZZ_aureus, whole genome shotgun sequence includes:
- the gnsa gene encoding N-acetylglucosamine-6-sulfatase yields the protein MKKMGSFRCSGPKMFSFLLICVTLWSHRSGSSGASSSRRPNIVLILTDDLDVAIGGLNPLNKTKKLIGDAGMTFTNAFVASPLCCPSRASILTGKYPHNHHVINNTLDGNCSSKAWQKSEEPHTFPALLKASAGYQTFFAGKYLNQYGHSEAGGVEHVPPGWNYWVGLDKNSKYYNYTLSVNGKAQKHGADYSKDYLTDLLANMSLDFLQYKTSYQPFFMMVSTPAPHSPWTAAPQYQNSFNNTKAPRDPNFNIHGKDKHWLIRQAKTPMSNSSIQFLDDAFRGRWQTLLSVDDLVEKIVKRLEVRGELNNTYIFFTSDNGYHTGQFSLPVDKRQLYEFDIRVPLMVRGPNIKPNQTSQMLVANVDLGPTILDIAGYNVNKTQMDGMSFLPIMEGKMNGTSWRTDILVEYEGEGRNKSDPTCPLLGPGVSECFPDCVCEDSYNNTYACVRTIAPSSNLQYCEFDDNEIFVEVYNVTADPYQLTNIAKTIDKEVLEKMNHRLMMLQSCSGQSCRTLGVYDPRYKFDPRQMFTSHSWRLSRLRQTLK from the exons ATGAAGAAAATGGGCTCTTTTCGCTGCTCCGGGCCGAAGATGTTCAGCTTTCTCCTGATCTGCGTCACTTTGTGGAGCCACCGAAGCGGGAGCAGCGGGGCCAGCTCCTCTCGGAGACCTAACATCGTTCTGATCCTCACCGACGACCTGGACGTCGCTATCGGGGGTCTG AATCCCCTGAACAAGACGAAAAAACTCATCGGTGACGCGGGGATGACCTTcacaaatgca TTTGTTGCTAGCCCGCTGTGCTGCCCCAGTCGTGCCAGCATCCTGACGGGGAAATACCCCCACAACCACCACGTCATCAACAACACCTTGGATGGAaactgtagcagcaaagcctGGCAGAAAAGCGAGGAGCCACACACCTTCCCCGCCTTACTGAAGGCCTCCGCTGGCTACCAGACGTTCTTTGCTGGGAAATATCTCAACCAG TATGGGCACTCGGAAGCTGGTGGAGTGGAGCACGTTCCTCCAGGTTGGAACTACTGGGTCGGGCTG GATAAAAACTCTAAATACTACAACTACACACTGTCAGTGAACGGGAAGGCTCAGAAGCACGGAGCCGACTACAGCAAAGATTACCTGACAGATCTACTG GCCAACATGTCTCTAGACTTCCTCCAGTATAAAACCAGCTACCAGCCGTTCTTCATGATGGTGTCCACGCCGGCCCCCCACTCGCCCTGGACGGCAGCTCCTCAGTACCAGAACAGCTTCAACAACACCAAAGCTCCCCGAGATCCCAACTTCAACATCCACGGAAAG GACAAACACTGGTTGATCAGACAGGCTAAAACTCCCATGTCAAATTCCTCCATTCAGTTTCTGGATGATGCCTTCAGGGGACG GTGGCAAACTCTACTGTCAGTGGACGATCTGGTGGAGAAAATAGTGAAGAGGTTGGAGGTCAGAGGTGAACTGAACAATACCTACATCTTCTTTACGTCTGATAATGGATATCACACAG GTCAGTTCTCTCTCCCAGTGGATAAAAGGCAGCTGTATGAGTTTGACATCAGAGTTCCTCTCATGGTCAGAGGACCGAATATCAAACCCAACCAGACCAgccag ATGTTGGTGGCGAACGTTGACCTTGGTCCGACCATCCTGGACATCGCCGGGTACAACGTCAACAAGACCCAAATGGACGGCATGTCGTTTCTGCCAATTATG GAGGGGAAGATGAACGGCACCAGCTGGAGAACAGACATCCTGGTGGAGTATGAAGGCGAGGGCAGGAACAAGTCGGACCCTACCTGCCCCCTGCTGGGACCCGGAGTGTCG GAGTGTTTcccagactgtgtgtgtgaggactCTTACAACAACACTTACGCCTGTGTGCGCACCATCGCCCCCTCTTCCAACCTGCAGTACTGCGAATTTGATGACAATGAG ATTTTCGTAGAAGTCTACAACGTGACTGCAGACCCGTACCAGCTGACCAACATCGCAAAAACCATCGACAAGGAAGTCCTGGAGAAGATGAACCACCGGCTGATGATGCTGCAGTCCTGCTCCGGACAGTCATGTCGGACACTCGGCGTGTACGATCCAAG GTATAAATTTGACCCACGACAGATGTTTACCAGCCACAGCTGGAGGCTCAGCAGACTCAGGCAGACACTGAAGTAG